A window from Nitrospirota bacterium encodes these proteins:
- a CDS encoding DMT family transporter has protein sequence MTPPSSRLAYGAIIAAAVLWGGSIVAQKLALSGFSAVEASVLRDIGGLAILLTTWWWQEGTLAKLTKTDVRMLGLLGLGVLGNHLFILMGLEYVSGAVGGVIIGSSPVVTSLLSAVLIRDVPLRAVWAGSLLSFAGVGLVSVAGFQAAGDQPLLGSLLVFLGVVSWALYSIGGRQLMERHSALTVNWTTLLVATVLQIPLLWTDRKMLDAGLESVTPVDWMALGYLVLFATAIAQQAWLYGVKGIGPSRASVLGNLTPVAAIALSAALLNESVGMNEILGIVLILAGVWVVDWQTSRLTK, from the coding sequence ATGACACCTCCGTCGAGTCGTCTGGCCTATGGTGCGATCATCGCTGCCGCTGTGCTGTGGGGCGGGTCGATCGTGGCCCAGAAGCTGGCTCTCAGCGGATTTTCAGCGGTTGAAGCCTCAGTACTGAGAGACATCGGCGGCCTGGCGATTCTTCTGACCACATGGTGGTGGCAAGAAGGCACCTTGGCCAAGCTGACCAAGACGGATGTACGGATGCTGGGACTGCTGGGGCTCGGCGTGTTGGGCAACCATCTGTTCATTCTCATGGGGCTCGAGTACGTGAGTGGAGCCGTAGGAGGGGTGATCATCGGGTCGAGCCCTGTGGTGACCTCGCTGCTCTCGGCCGTGTTGATTCGCGACGTTCCGCTGCGCGCTGTGTGGGCGGGCAGTCTCCTGTCCTTCGCAGGGGTTGGGCTGGTCTCTGTCGCGGGGTTCCAGGCCGCGGGCGATCAGCCGCTGCTCGGCAGTTTGCTGGTCTTTCTTGGCGTCGTGAGCTGGGCACTCTACAGTATCGGCGGTCGACAACTCATGGAGCGCCACTCGGCCCTCACCGTCAATTGGACGACCTTGCTCGTCGCCACCGTCCTTCAAATTCCCCTCTTGTGGACAGATCGCAAGATGCTGGATGCAGGACTTGAGTCTGTGACACCGGTGGATTGGATGGCGCTGGGGTATTTGGTTCTCTTCGCCACGGCTATCGCGCAACAGGCCTGGCTGTATGGCGTGAAGGGTATTGGGCCTTCACGCGCTTCGGTTCTTGGCAATCTGACTCCTGTGGCCGCCATCGCTCTGTCTGCGGCGCTGTTGAACGAATCAGTGGGCATGAACGAAATCCTGGGCATTGTCCTGATTCTGGCCGGAGTCTGGGTCGTGGACTGGCAAACATCCCGCCTCACCAAATAG
- a CDS encoding biopolymer transporter ExbD, whose translation MQRDIDQINVIPLVDVMLVLLVIVLTTATFISSGQIPVNLAKAKEVGTRTDAPIIITLTADGTLFLNDRTVPEGGLKSVLTVEPRESAVIVRADKVTLLERFVSVVDEVRGLGFQQVSLEVIRL comes from the coding sequence TTGCAACGCGACATTGATCAGATCAACGTCATCCCGCTCGTGGACGTTATGCTGGTATTGTTGGTCATCGTCCTGACCACCGCGACTTTCATCAGCAGCGGACAGATCCCGGTCAATCTGGCGAAAGCAAAAGAAGTCGGGACTCGCACCGATGCGCCCATCATCATCACCCTGACTGCCGACGGCACGCTTTTTCTCAACGACCGTACAGTTCCCGAAGGGGGCCTCAAGAGTGTGCTGACAGTGGAACCTCGAGAATCGGCGGTCATCGTGCGGGCGGATAAAGTCACCTTGCTCGAACGATTCGTGTCGGTGGTCGACGAAGTGCGGGGGTTGGGATTTCAACAAGTCAGCCTGGAGGTCATTCGACTGTGA
- a CDS encoding transcriptional repressor gives MGKHVKEMAALKEHLGKHQLKLTRQRELILSAFLRQEHITAEAMYHQLAKADPHLGLATIYRTLNLFCDAGLAQARHFGSQTKYDNVSHKGHHDHLICTGCEKIVEFENEEIERLQEEVATRNGFTIKNHRLELYGLCSSCRH, from the coding sequence ATGGGGAAGCATGTGAAAGAAATGGCGGCTCTGAAGGAGCATCTGGGTAAGCATCAACTCAAGCTCACACGCCAGCGTGAGCTGATTCTCAGTGCCTTCCTCCGGCAAGAACACATTACCGCAGAGGCTATGTATCACCAACTGGCCAAGGCTGATCCTCATCTTGGGCTGGCGACAATCTATCGGACACTCAATCTGTTCTGCGATGCCGGCCTCGCTCAAGCCAGACACTTCGGCTCTCAGACGAAGTATGACAATGTCTCGCACAAGGGCCACCACGACCACCTCATCTGCACCGGCTGCGAGAAGATCGTGGAATTTGAGAATGAGGAGATCGAGCGGCTCCAAGAGGAAGTCGCTACCAGGAATGGATTTACCATCAAGAACCACCGCCTTGAGCTCTACGGACTCTGCTCATCCTGCCGTCATTGA
- a CDS encoding FAD:protein FMN transferase, whose translation MSRIRSHIAVNILAGLVALLVGCGSLVTRSEPVVVKRAQMHMGTLVTITAVAKNETVAQAATTAGFAEIHRLEGLLSTWIPTSELSRVNASAGVMPVSVSSETLAVVQNALQVAEMTNGGFNIAIGPAVDAWNVIESQRIPTESELDELRPLVNLQAVHADVRAKTIFLEKTRMRIDVGGIGKGYAADQAAEALRKAGAVAGVVALSGDIKTFGRLPDGKQFPIGIQHPRQDGSVLVWIDLQDEAISTAGDYERFFERDGVRYHHILDPRTLQPARGCQSVTVIAREGVWADGLDTGIFVMGAELGMRLVETLPDVEAIIVDADGRLLVSSGLQQRIRMP comes from the coding sequence ATGTCACGCATACGCTCACACATAGCAGTCAACATTCTCGCAGGGCTAGTGGCGCTACTCGTCGGGTGTGGAAGCCTTGTCACGCGATCCGAGCCTGTTGTCGTGAAACGGGCGCAGATGCACATGGGTACGCTGGTCACGATCACTGCGGTTGCAAAGAATGAAACGGTTGCCCAAGCTGCGACCACCGCCGGATTTGCCGAAATCCATCGTCTGGAAGGGCTTCTGAGTACATGGATCCCTACGAGCGAACTATCTCGCGTGAATGCCTCGGCGGGAGTCATGCCAGTCTCTGTGAGTTCAGAAACACTGGCGGTTGTCCAAAACGCGCTTCAAGTTGCGGAGATGACCAACGGCGGATTCAATATCGCTATCGGTCCGGCGGTGGACGCGTGGAACGTGATTGAAAGCCAACGAATACCGACAGAGTCGGAATTGGATGAACTCCGTCCATTGGTAAATCTGCAAGCGGTTCATGCTGACGTGCGCGCCAAGACGATCTTTCTAGAAAAAACAAGGATGCGGATCGATGTGGGGGGAATTGGTAAGGGCTACGCAGCAGATCAAGCCGCCGAGGCGTTACGGAAGGCGGGTGCTGTTGCCGGTGTTGTGGCCCTGTCAGGAGACATTAAAACGTTCGGTCGATTACCTGATGGGAAGCAGTTCCCCATCGGCATTCAACATCCACGACAAGATGGATCGGTGCTAGTCTGGATTGATTTGCAGGACGAAGCGATATCCACCGCGGGGGATTATGAGCGGTTCTTTGAACGGGATGGGGTCCGGTATCATCATATTCTCGACCCCCGCACGCTTCAACCGGCGCGCGGCTGCCAGAGTGTCACAGTGATTGCCCGTGAAGGGGTCTGGGCAGATGGCTTGGACACTGGGATATTTGTCATGGGGGCTGAATTGGGAATGAGGCTGGTCGAAACTTTGCCGGATGTGGAGGCTATTATCGTCGATGCCGATGGTCGTTTGTTGGTATCCTCCGGATTGCAGCAGCGGATTCGCATGCCATAG
- a CDS encoding TonB family protein, producing the protein MIAAGSHRSGDQKEAHAQGWIISVLLHGTVAFTALLFVKQVQLAPQNEAFKWDVAMTSPTQSVQPTASSRDQTPARSAQSTTSVSSLHAQQSASAQTLPSPQPLTQQTTPSIIERPASPVMTESNPPQPMIPLQSTAHTTQPAEPVRQEIREPMVTGASSIVNPAKESTRVSEESSAQATSLSTPSAILEPIEPSVQVPAPVQMAAVSPLPSNAQAKRDYGWLSEMILRRVEELKRYPASARMDRAEGKVVVKAVINEDGSLGEVEVFQSSGHLGLDKAALETLRQAAPFQLSRPLGKPDMTIKIPMSYRLDR; encoded by the coding sequence GTGATTGCTGCCGGGTCACATCGCTCCGGAGACCAGAAGGAAGCGCATGCCCAGGGATGGATTATCTCAGTCCTCTTGCACGGCACCGTGGCGTTCACAGCACTCTTGTTTGTGAAGCAAGTCCAACTCGCACCGCAGAACGAAGCCTTCAAATGGGACGTTGCCATGACGTCACCGACACAGTCTGTTCAACCGACGGCATCATCCCGAGACCAAACGCCAGCCCGATCGGCTCAATCGACAACCTCGGTTTCCTCTCTCCACGCACAGCAGTCTGCGTCAGCCCAGACCCTTCCGTCGCCCCAGCCGCTTACCCAACAGACGACTCCCTCGATCATTGAGCGACCAGCCTCACCGGTGATGACCGAGTCGAATCCACCGCAACCAATGATTCCTTTACAATCGACTGCTCACACGACACAGCCAGCTGAGCCAGTCAGACAGGAAATTCGGGAACCGATGGTCACCGGTGCCTCATCAATTGTGAATCCAGCCAAAGAATCGACGAGAGTCTCTGAGGAATCTTCTGCCCAGGCAACATCGTTAAGCACGCCATCAGCAATCCTCGAGCCAATCGAACCATCTGTCCAGGTCCCGGCACCAGTGCAGATGGCGGCAGTCTCCCCTCTACCCTCGAATGCTCAGGCCAAGCGCGACTACGGGTGGCTCTCTGAAATGATTCTACGTCGTGTGGAAGAGCTGAAACGCTACCCCGCCTCAGCCAGGATGGATCGAGCAGAGGGAAAGGTCGTGGTGAAAGCCGTGATCAACGAAGATGGAAGTCTTGGAGAGGTGGAAGTCTTCCAAAGCTCTGGACACCTCGGTCTCGACAAGGCTGCACTGGAAACCCTACGGCAAGCAGCTCCATTCCAGTTATCTCGCCCATTGGGGAAGCCAGACATGACGATCAAAATCCCGATGAGTTATCGACTGGACCGGTAG
- a CDS encoding ABC transporter ATP-binding protein, translating into METTFEGNLFTPASSVLELRAVSCAYEPGHPAVQGISFSAREGEILCLLGPSGCGKTTILRAIAGFEPVRSGQLFLSGQLVSSPDVTVPTENRRVGMVFQEYALFPHLRVQDNIAFGLRHLVRSERAARVQEMLRLTGLEGFERRYPHELSGGQQQRVALARALVQHPVVLLLDEPFSNLDPDMAGRMRQELHDLLRRTKTTTVLVTHDHDEAFAMADRIAVLNQGRLEQFDTPEMTYHMPATPFVADFVGQADFVPGTVSQGMVRTELGEFPDTIECKDGTAVVVMIRPDDIHLVPTKGARARVLSRQFRGSENLYTVSLPSGQIVHSSQGSTSIYQAGTPVEVRVLATHTVLFRREDSTG; encoded by the coding sequence ATGGAGACCACATTTGAGGGGAACCTCTTTACACCCGCCTCCTCAGTTTTAGAGCTGCGTGCTGTATCCTGCGCTTACGAGCCGGGACACCCCGCGGTCCAGGGAATTTCCTTCTCGGCACGAGAAGGGGAGATTCTCTGCCTGCTTGGTCCTTCGGGATGTGGGAAGACGACGATTCTGCGGGCGATCGCCGGGTTCGAACCAGTTCGCTCAGGCCAACTGTTCTTATCGGGCCAACTTGTGTCGTCTCCGGACGTGACAGTGCCCACGGAGAACCGGCGCGTCGGGATGGTCTTTCAGGAATATGCGCTGTTTCCTCACCTGCGCGTGCAGGACAACATCGCCTTTGGACTCCGCCACCTTGTTCGAAGTGAACGCGCCGCCCGGGTCCAGGAAATGTTGCGCCTTACAGGATTGGAAGGATTCGAGCGGCGGTATCCGCACGAATTATCAGGCGGCCAGCAACAGCGAGTCGCGCTGGCTCGCGCCCTTGTCCAGCATCCCGTCGTGCTGTTGCTCGATGAGCCATTCAGTAATTTGGACCCTGACATGGCTGGTCGCATGCGCCAAGAACTGCACGATCTGTTACGCCGAACGAAAACAACGACGGTGCTCGTGACTCACGACCACGACGAAGCGTTTGCCATGGCCGATCGAATTGCAGTCCTCAACCAAGGCCGTTTAGAGCAGTTCGACACACCGGAGATGACCTATCACATGCCGGCCACACCATTCGTAGCCGACTTTGTCGGTCAGGCAGACTTCGTTCCTGGAACCGTCTCCCAGGGTATGGTCCGCACCGAACTGGGAGAGTTTCCCGACACGATCGAGTGCAAAGACGGCACTGCCGTGGTCGTCATGATTCGGCCTGACGATATTCACCTCGTCCCCACGAAAGGTGCCCGGGCACGAGTCCTCTCTCGCCAATTCCGTGGCTCGGAGAATCTGTACACAGTCAGTCTCCCCTCCGGCCAAATCGTCCATAGCAGCCAAGGCTCCACGAGCATCTATCAGGCCGGCACGCCGGTAGAAGTTCGTGTCCTGGCAACCCATACCGTGCTCTTTCGTCGAGAGGATTCCACCGGATAG
- a CDS encoding iron ABC transporter permease: MVTTRHQFASPLQLLALASAGIILLPLGYVTAQALSADPVVWQRLWTTRIPELLFNTVSLAASVAVVTLILGVSTAWLITRVEIPGRRLWEGALVLPLAMPTYVLAYVYSYLLGFGGPVEHLWQLAAGPQARIFSPHSFWGATLVMALDTFPFVYLLSRSALLSMNVSFEEVARASGVSRLATLWRVTLPLMRPSIAAGLALVILYVVSDFGAVSLLRYQTLTYAVFQQMTGRSDNTAASILSLLLVVIALIFLITERWFRQRSRFYQTTGRYRAPERHRYGRLGTFAVISYLGLIVGAAFALPTTLLIQWSLSPEALATIDNRFFGFVWNSAILAAGASTGGVLIGLPLAYLACRRPTLLNLSCLQAAYAGYVLPGPVAALAVLILFTTIAPVFYGSALILIVAYVIHFLPAGLQSLEPALQQLSPNLEEVSRTLGLGMRDTWRRVTLPLVRNGFVVAWVLMFLQTMKELPATLLLRPVGFDTLAIRVWMEASEEYFQLAAPSALLIVLLSLPALALLVSKDWRAA; this comes from the coding sequence GTGGTCACGACTCGCCACCAATTTGCGTCGCCGCTACAACTCCTCGCGCTCGCCAGCGCGGGAATCATCCTGCTCCCGCTCGGCTATGTTACCGCACAAGCCCTCTCAGCCGACCCGGTCGTCTGGCAGCGCTTGTGGACGACCCGCATTCCAGAGCTCTTATTCAATACCGTCTCGCTGGCTGCCAGCGTGGCAGTCGTCACGCTGATCCTGGGCGTCTCAACCGCCTGGTTGATCACGCGTGTAGAGATTCCCGGTCGTCGGCTATGGGAAGGCGCCTTGGTGCTTCCATTGGCGATGCCGACATACGTATTGGCCTATGTCTACTCTTACCTCTTGGGATTCGGTGGGCCTGTCGAGCATCTCTGGCAGCTGGCAGCCGGTCCACAAGCGAGAATCTTTTCTCCCCACAGTTTTTGGGGCGCCACGCTCGTCATGGCGTTGGATACGTTTCCCTTCGTCTATCTCCTCAGCCGTAGTGCCCTCCTCAGTATGAACGTATCGTTCGAGGAAGTGGCACGAGCCAGCGGCGTCTCACGTCTCGCGACCCTCTGGCGCGTGACATTGCCGCTGATGCGCCCCTCGATCGCCGCCGGCCTTGCGCTGGTCATCTTGTACGTCGTCTCGGACTTCGGTGCTGTGTCATTGCTTCGCTACCAGACGCTCACCTATGCCGTGTTTCAACAGATGACCGGACGGTCCGACAATACCGCGGCGAGCATCTTGAGCCTTCTGCTGGTCGTGATCGCGCTGATTTTCCTGATCACTGAACGGTGGTTCCGCCAACGGAGCCGGTTCTATCAGACCACCGGCCGCTATCGAGCTCCGGAACGGCATCGCTATGGCCGGCTCGGTACCTTTGCAGTCATCAGCTATCTAGGGTTGATCGTTGGCGCGGCCTTCGCACTCCCAACCACACTCTTGATTCAATGGAGCCTGTCGCCCGAGGCGTTAGCGACCATCGACAACCGGTTTTTTGGATTCGTCTGGAACAGCGCCATCCTGGCCGCCGGTGCTTCCACTGGCGGTGTCTTGATCGGTTTGCCGCTTGCCTATCTCGCCTGTCGGAGGCCGACCCTCCTGAACCTGAGCTGCCTACAAGCAGCCTATGCCGGCTATGTGCTTCCCGGACCTGTGGCGGCACTGGCTGTTCTCATTCTCTTCACCACAATAGCTCCGGTGTTCTATGGCTCGGCGCTGATCCTCATCGTGGCCTACGTGATCCACTTTCTCCCCGCCGGACTCCAGTCACTGGAGCCGGCACTCCAGCAACTGTCGCCGAATCTGGAAGAGGTATCGCGCACCCTTGGCCTCGGAATGCGTGACACCTGGCGACGGGTGACGCTACCACTCGTTCGGAATGGATTTGTCGTGGCCTGGGTCCTGATGTTTCTCCAGACCATGAAGGAATTACCAGCGACCCTCCTGTTGCGGCCGGTGGGATTCGACACCCTGGCCATTCGTGTCTGGATGGAAGCGAGCGAGGAGTATTTTCAACTCGCTGCTCCTTCGGCACTTCTCATTGTCTTGCTGAGCCTCCCGGCGCTGGCCTTGCTGGTCTCGAAAGATTGGCGCGCCGCTTAA
- a CDS encoding extracellular solute-binding protein, whose translation MLFVCSLPTLRRTVLSSLFLLFIVGAFVPSAPAADSLTIYSGRSERLIKPVLDAFTATTGIQIQLLSSGTTELLNRLKAEGDRTSADLFITNDAGSLELARTAGLLRPLNMREIDRAIPSQFRAPDNAWVGLSGRFWIVVYNRTMVQPDQVSSLLDLADPKWKDKIAIPNSGSEYLQAGVSVIRATYGDEKTRQFLQGIKANADNQVYQKSSQIVDAVAKGQVALGIVNHYYIYRHLATQPDAPIAALMPDQQEGGMGAIMNIAGVGIVKSTKHLDSAKLLVEFLVAQAGQKLFAELDKEYPLHQDVKADPALMDRKSFRAALVPLTKLAELREPTLTLIEQVGLR comes from the coding sequence ATGTTATTTGTATGCTCTCTCCCCACCCTGCGCCGAACAGTCCTCTCAAGTCTCTTTCTGCTCTTCATTGTGGGGGCCTTCGTACCCTCTGCCCCAGCCGCCGATAGCCTCACAATCTACTCCGGCCGTTCGGAACGCCTCATTAAGCCAGTCCTCGATGCCTTTACGGCGACTACCGGGATTCAGATCCAGCTGTTGTCCTCCGGCACGACGGAATTGCTGAATCGGCTGAAGGCTGAAGGCGATCGCACATCGGCGGATCTCTTCATTACCAATGACGCCGGCAGCTTGGAACTGGCCCGAACAGCCGGTCTCCTCCGCCCCTTGAATATGCGGGAAATCGACCGAGCCATTCCGTCGCAATTTCGCGCGCCGGATAATGCCTGGGTAGGGCTCTCCGGACGATTCTGGATTGTGGTCTACAACCGCACGATGGTGCAGCCGGACCAAGTGAGTTCTCTCCTGGACCTTGCCGATCCAAAATGGAAGGATAAGATTGCGATTCCGAACTCTGGCAGTGAGTATTTACAAGCCGGCGTGTCGGTCATCCGTGCAACCTATGGCGATGAAAAAACAAGGCAATTCCTCCAAGGCATCAAGGCCAATGCGGACAACCAGGTCTACCAGAAAAGCTCTCAAATTGTGGATGCAGTCGCCAAGGGGCAGGTTGCGCTGGGTATTGTGAATCACTACTACATCTATCGGCACCTGGCCACCCAGCCTGACGCACCGATCGCGGCATTGATGCCGGACCAGCAAGAGGGTGGCATGGGGGCGATCATGAACATCGCAGGCGTCGGTATCGTCAAGTCGACCAAGCATCTCGACAGCGCCAAACTGCTCGTGGAGTTCTTAGTCGCTCAAGCAGGGCAGAAGCTATTTGCGGAACTCGACAAGGAATATCCTCTCCACCAGGACGTGAAAGCGGACCCGGCTCTCATGGATCGGAAGAGTTTCCGCGCGGCACTGGTCCCTCTCACCAAACTGGCCGAACTGCGCGAGCCGACTCTCACCCTGATCGAACAAGTGGGTCTCCGGTAA
- a CDS encoding carboxypeptidase M32, producing the protein MKTLKTLEALTIPLLEIQRINSAAAVLSWDQETYMPAGGGEARAEQISTLQGIAHQKLISPDIEKLLANWVDSETGQIRDSPGDAWDEPARSLLREVWRDFSRAKKLPSDFVVRLSRESSLAQQVWAEAKDNHAFSQFLPNLRTVLSLKQQEAEYLGFRDSPYNALLDVYEPGSTIATLRPLFAQIKGRLVPLLKKIQQSPVQIDDTMLFHTFDQARQLEFGRLVLIAMGYDFERGRLDLSVHPFTTSFHPTDVRVTTRVHEHDLQSCLFSCIHEGGHGLYDQGLDPRYFGTPLGDSVSLGFHESQSRMWENCVGRSRAFWRFFYPMLQATFHHQLRGLDAEQFYAAINRVKSSLIRVEADELTYNLHIMLRFEIEQDLIEGRTRPEDLPGIWNRKMEEYLCIVPSNDAEGVLQDVHWSLGAFGYFPTYTLGNLYSVQFYEQAKLEIPHLEDEIAAGQLMVLQRWLGQKIHRWGKMFTPDHLARRVTGKSLDPEPFLTYVEKKYGELYQL; encoded by the coding sequence GTGAAGACCCTGAAGACGCTGGAGGCCTTGACGATCCCGCTCTTGGAAATCCAGCGCATTAACAGCGCCGCCGCGGTTCTTTCCTGGGATCAAGAAACCTACATGCCGGCCGGCGGGGGCGAGGCTCGCGCCGAACAGATTTCGACGCTCCAAGGCATCGCGCATCAGAAACTCATTTCACCGGACATTGAAAAACTGCTTGCGAATTGGGTCGATTCGGAGACTGGTCAGATTCGTGACAGCCCAGGAGATGCCTGGGACGAGCCCGCTCGATCGTTGCTCCGAGAAGTCTGGCGTGATTTTAGCCGTGCAAAGAAGCTGCCCTCCGACTTTGTCGTAAGGCTCAGCAGAGAATCTTCGTTGGCGCAACAGGTCTGGGCCGAGGCAAAAGACAATCATGCCTTCTCACAATTTCTCCCGAATCTCCGCACAGTCCTTTCGCTCAAGCAACAGGAAGCCGAGTACCTCGGCTTCCGGGACTCTCCGTACAATGCGTTGCTCGATGTGTACGAGCCTGGGTCCACCATCGCGACATTGCGCCCACTGTTTGCGCAGATTAAGGGGCGTCTCGTGCCACTGCTGAAGAAAATCCAGCAGAGTCCCGTGCAGATCGACGACACGATGTTATTTCACACCTTCGACCAGGCACGCCAACTGGAATTCGGCCGATTGGTGTTGATCGCGATGGGCTATGACTTCGAGCGGGGACGTCTTGACCTGTCGGTGCATCCTTTCACGACATCATTCCATCCGACTGACGTTCGTGTCACGACACGCGTCCACGAGCATGACCTTCAATCCTGCCTGTTCAGTTGCATCCATGAAGGCGGCCATGGGCTGTATGACCAGGGTCTCGACCCCCGTTACTTCGGCACCCCGCTGGGCGATTCGGTGTCCCTCGGCTTTCATGAGAGCCAATCTCGCATGTGGGAGAACTGCGTGGGCCGGTCTCGTGCTTTCTGGCGCTTCTTCTACCCCATGCTGCAAGCTACCTTTCACCATCAACTGCGCGGCCTCGATGCAGAACAATTCTACGCGGCCATCAATCGCGTGAAGTCTTCTCTGATTCGGGTCGAGGCCGATGAACTCACCTACAATCTCCACATCATGCTGCGGTTCGAAATCGAGCAGGACCTCATCGAGGGGCGGACACGCCCGGAAGACCTTCCGGGAATCTGGAACCGGAAGATGGAAGAATACTTATGCATCGTCCCCTCCAATGATGCGGAAGGTGTGCTCCAAGACGTACACTGGTCATTGGGCGCCTTCGGCTATTTCCCGACGTACACGCTCGGAAATCTCTACTCCGTTCAATTCTATGAACAGGCCAAACTAGAAATCCCGCACCTGGAGGATGAAATTGCGGCAGGACAACTGATGGTGCTGCAACGCTGGCTCGGGCAAAAGATTCATCGTTGGGGGAAAATGTTCACCCCTGATCACCTCGCCCGTCGAGTCACGGGAAAGAGCCTCGACCCTGAACCATTCTTGACGTATGTTGAGAAAAAATACGGCGAGCTGTATCAGCTCTAG
- the exbB gene encoding TonB-system energizer ExbB encodes MNALQDVVDYGIIGLLLALSIWTMAIAVERWLFYRRVDLAQYPDSLGLEMVLTRRLVIIGTVAANAPYIGLLGTVLGIMLTFHTMGTSGTMAVNAIMIGLSLALKATAVGLLVAIPCVVMNNVLRRKVTEILALHKEHLATRH; translated from the coding sequence ATGAACGCGTTACAAGACGTGGTCGATTACGGAATCATCGGGCTTCTGCTGGCACTCAGTATCTGGACAATGGCCATTGCGGTGGAGCGGTGGCTTTTTTACCGCCGTGTCGATCTCGCCCAATACCCCGACAGCCTGGGATTGGAAATGGTTCTGACCAGACGCCTGGTTATCATTGGCACAGTGGCCGCGAATGCTCCCTATATTGGCTTATTGGGCACCGTGCTTGGTATTATGCTAACATTCCACACGATGGGCACCTCCGGCACCATGGCTGTCAATGCCATCATGATTGGGCTCAGCCTCGCGCTGAAAGCCACGGCGGTCGGACTGCTCGTCGCAATTCCCTGCGTCGTCATGAACAATGTGCTCAGACGGAAAGTGACCGAGATTCTGGCCCTACACAAGGAACACCTTGCAACGCGACATTGA
- a CDS encoding nuclear transport factor 2 family protein: protein MLEQRIEEVNKANHAFYAAFGNLDISEMDTIWAHQDYVTCIHPGWSLRSGWPSVRDSWVLIFNNTFSMTFELTDVTVQVAGDLAWVVCVEHITSQQSDEPQQAQVLATNLFERIGDEWLLIHHHGSAVMG, encoded by the coding sequence ATGTTGGAACAACGCATCGAGGAAGTGAACAAAGCAAACCACGCGTTCTATGCCGCGTTTGGCAATCTCGACATCAGCGAGATGGATACGATTTGGGCGCATCAAGATTATGTGACCTGCATCCATCCCGGCTGGTCGTTGCGGTCTGGCTGGCCATCCGTACGCGACTCCTGGGTGTTGATATTCAACAATACCTTTTCCATGACATTCGAACTGACCGACGTGACGGTGCAGGTGGCCGGCGATTTGGCCTGGGTTGTCTGTGTGGAGCACATCACGAGCCAACAGTCCGACGAACCGCAGCAGGCGCAAGTGTTAGCCACGAATCTCTTCGAGCGGATCGGAGATGAGTGGTTGTTGATTCATCATCATGGTTCGGCGGTGATGGGGTAG